In Nocardia yunnanensis, one DNA window encodes the following:
- a CDS encoding metallophosphoesterase, producing MNCCGPNRRQVLGLLAAAALPLTWSSPVRAQPGSLVVTDLEVVTVTDRTAVLTWTTLGQDANGAPVPVETDSEVWLGDPDGSGLRQVYGDSRPTAYHYAEVTGLEPGRAYRFEARSAGLPAAPAVNVATRQPNTPESLGVFTTLVPPPGRLLRTIALSDDIHYGEEVSGIITAGLPPGLRQEPGLAPYPEIMLDALLDDMHRPDRAVDHLLLAGDLTAEATPEQVRGVHARLANWGVSGRDWLAARGNHDRPHLGADYESCSPYLDHHDCWGDSFSARQQLAAYELGELRLIALDTTELDIPGGTLDRAQLDELRERLAADPDRPTLLFGHHPVTTESGWSNLAGPSFILNAANAAELQSIYRAAPGVFLHHSGHTHRNRRTRPDLPIPVEFLEVAACKEYPGGYTLLRLYEGGYMVNFYKTRTDAARRWSTRSRGEYFGLQPEYTLGTTADRNHTVLRDLTGVSPA from the coding sequence ATGAACTGCTGCGGCCCGAATCGACGCCAGGTGCTCGGCCTGCTGGCGGCCGCGGCGCTGCCGCTGACCTGGTCGAGTCCGGTTCGCGCACAGCCGGGTTCACTGGTGGTGACCGATCTCGAGGTCGTCACCGTCACAGACCGGACGGCCGTTCTCACTTGGACGACGCTGGGCCAGGACGCGAACGGCGCTCCCGTCCCGGTCGAAACCGACAGCGAGGTGTGGCTGGGCGACCCGGATGGTTCCGGTCTGCGCCAGGTGTACGGCGATTCGCGGCCGACCGCCTACCACTACGCCGAGGTGACCGGTCTCGAGCCCGGCCGCGCCTACCGGTTCGAGGCCCGCTCGGCGGGCCTTCCCGCCGCACCCGCCGTGAATGTGGCGACCCGCCAACCGAACACCCCGGAATCCCTGGGCGTGTTCACCACGCTGGTGCCGCCGCCCGGCCGCCTGCTGCGAACCATCGCCCTGTCCGATGACATTCACTACGGCGAGGAGGTCAGCGGCATCATCACCGCGGGCCTGCCGCCCGGATTGCGCCAAGAGCCCGGGCTCGCACCGTATCCCGAGATCATGCTCGACGCGCTGCTCGACGATATGCACCGCCCCGATCGGGCCGTCGACCATCTGCTGCTGGCCGGTGACCTCACCGCCGAGGCGACGCCGGAGCAGGTGCGCGGAGTGCATGCCCGCCTGGCGAATTGGGGTGTCTCGGGCCGGGACTGGCTGGCCGCCAGGGGTAATCACGATCGCCCGCATCTGGGCGCCGACTACGAGAGTTGCTCGCCCTATCTCGACCACCACGACTGCTGGGGTGATTCCTTCTCGGCCCGACAGCAATTGGCCGCATACGAACTCGGTGAGCTGCGGCTGATCGCCCTCGACACCACCGAGCTCGACATCCCCGGCGGCACCCTGGACCGCGCCCAGCTCGACGAGCTGCGCGAGCGGCTGGCCGCCGATCCGGACCGTCCCACCCTGCTGTTCGGCCATCACCCGGTCACCACCGAATCCGGCTGGTCCAATCTGGCGGGTCCGAGTTTCATCCTGAATGCCGCGAACGCGGCCGAGCTGCAATCGATCTACCGTGCCGCCCCCGGCGTGTTCCTGCATCATTCGGGCCACACCCATCGCAATCGCCGCACCCGCCCGGATCTGCCGATTCCGGTGGAATTCCTGGAAGTGGCCGCCTGCAAGGAGTATCCGGGCGGCTACACGCTGCTGCGGCTCTACGAGGGCGGCTACATGGTCAACTTCTACAAGACCCGCACCGACGCGGCCCGGCGCTGGAGCACCCGCTCGCGGGGCGAATACTTCGGCCTGCAGCCCGAATACACGCTCGGCACCACCGCCGACCGCAATCACACCGTGCTGCGCGACCTCACCGGCGTGTCACCCGCCTGA
- the mmsB gene encoding 3-hydroxyisobutyrate dehydrogenase yields the protein MSKNTTVGFLGLGHMGGPMAANLVKAGYEVLAFDPVPAAQEQARTDGATVVATAAEAVSASDIVITMLPNGRIVLDLYTEVLSAAKPGTLFVDCSTIDVADAKQAAELAAAAGHRALDAPVSGGVAGAAAGTLTFMVGGADADFATALPLLEVMGGKVVHCGGAGVGQAAKICNNMLLGISMIGLSEAIVLGEKLGLTHEKFFDVVSTASGQSWALTSYCPVPGPVPTSPANNDYKPGFATALMTKDLGLAASALAANGVDGQIGTLAAEIYTRFNQDEAGKDFSAIVTDIRKRSEGETK from the coding sequence ATGAGCAAGAACACCACCGTCGGGTTCCTCGGGCTCGGCCACATGGGCGGGCCGATGGCCGCCAACCTGGTCAAGGCGGGCTACGAAGTCCTCGCCTTCGACCCCGTACCGGCCGCGCAAGAGCAGGCCCGCACCGACGGCGCGACCGTCGTAGCGACTGCCGCCGAAGCGGTTTCGGCCTCCGACATCGTCATCACCATGCTGCCCAACGGCCGCATCGTGCTCGACCTCTACACCGAGGTCCTTTCCGCAGCCAAGCCCGGCACCCTGTTCGTCGACTGCTCCACCATCGACGTCGCCGACGCCAAGCAGGCCGCGGAACTCGCCGCGGCAGCGGGACATCGGGCCCTGGACGCCCCGGTCTCCGGCGGCGTGGCGGGCGCGGCGGCGGGCACCCTCACCTTCATGGTGGGCGGCGCGGACGCCGACTTCGCCACGGCGCTACCGCTTTTGGAGGTCATGGGCGGCAAGGTCGTGCACTGCGGCGGCGCGGGCGTCGGCCAGGCCGCCAAGATATGCAACAACATGCTGCTGGGCATCTCCATGATCGGGCTCTCGGAAGCAATCGTGCTGGGCGAGAAGCTGGGTCTGACCCACGAGAAGTTCTTCGACGTGGTGTCCACCGCGTCGGGACAGTCGTGGGCGCTGACCTCGTATTGCCCGGTACCCGGGCCGGTTCCGACCAGCCCGGCCAACAACGACTACAAGCCGGGTTTCGCGACCGCGCTCATGACCAAGGACCTCGGTCTGGCGGCCAGTGCGTTGGCCGCCAACGGGGTGGACGGGCAGATCGGCACGCTGGCGGCGGAGATCTACACCCGCTTCAACCAGGACGAAGCGGGCAAGGACTTCTCGGCTATCGTCACCGATATCCGCAAGCGATCCGAAGGGGAGACAAAATGA
- a CDS encoding MarR family winged helix-turn-helix transcriptional regulator, protein MSRPRPLPLDPIEEAHRQWTEHGWGEVADGMAAVTSLVRAQQIVMARVDEALRPSGLTFSRYELLMLLSFSKTGALPMAVASARLQVHPTSVTNTVDRLEAAHLVKRVPHPSDRRATLIEITDAGRDLVAKATTELNRRVFAEAGLPPERLQLLLQLLSEFRQAAGDFDPGSSATRWAGQ, encoded by the coding sequence ATGTCGCGTCCCCGTCCGCTGCCGCTCGATCCGATCGAGGAGGCGCATCGTCAGTGGACGGAGCACGGCTGGGGTGAGGTGGCCGACGGCATGGCGGCGGTGACGTCGCTGGTTCGAGCCCAGCAGATCGTGATGGCACGGGTCGACGAAGCACTCCGCCCGTCCGGTTTGACCTTTTCCCGGTACGAGCTACTCATGTTGCTGAGTTTCAGCAAAACCGGCGCGCTGCCGATGGCGGTGGCCAGCGCCCGGCTGCAGGTGCATCCCACCTCGGTGACCAATACGGTCGACCGGCTGGAGGCGGCGCACCTGGTGAAGCGGGTGCCACATCCGAGTGACCGGCGCGCGACGCTCATCGAAATCACCGATGCCGGAAGAGATTTGGTGGCCAAGGCCACCACCGAGCTGAACCGGCGGGTTTTCGCCGAGGCGGGCCTGCCGCCGGAACGATTGCAGTTGCTGCTGCAATTGCTGTCGGAGTTCCGGCAGGCGGCCGGCGACTTCGACCCCGGTAGCTCGGCCACCCGCTGGGCCGGTCAGTAA
- a CDS encoding acyl-CoA dehydrogenase family protein, giving the protein MFELDEDEKAIVETARSFADELLAPNALEWDERKHFPVDVLRKAGSLGLGGIYVHEDVGGSQLRRLDAVRIFEQLATGCPAVAAYISIHNMATWMIDTYGDETQRNRWLPGLTSMDLLASYALTEPGVGSDAAALSTKAVRDGDDYLLTGVKQFISGAGSSDVYVIMARTGDEGARGISAFIVPADTPGLSFGANERKMGWNAQPTRQVILDQARVPAANLLGAEGNGFRIAMNGLNGGRLNIAACSMGGAQAALDQTVAYLAQRKAFGSRLLDNTALQFELADMRTSLEAARTLLWRAAAALDADAPDKVELCAMAKRFATDAGFEVANKALQLHGGYGYLAEYGIEKIVRDLRVHQILEGTNEIMRVVVARSVVGAA; this is encoded by the coding sequence ATGTTCGAACTAGACGAAGACGAGAAGGCGATCGTCGAGACCGCCCGCTCCTTCGCCGACGAACTGCTCGCGCCCAATGCCCTGGAATGGGATGAGCGTAAGCATTTCCCGGTGGATGTGCTGCGCAAGGCGGGCTCGCTCGGCCTGGGCGGCATCTACGTGCACGAGGACGTGGGCGGTTCGCAGCTGCGGCGTCTGGACGCCGTGCGCATCTTCGAGCAGCTGGCCACCGGCTGCCCGGCCGTGGCCGCCTACATCTCCATCCACAATATGGCCACGTGGATGATCGACACGTACGGCGATGAGACGCAACGCAATCGGTGGCTGCCGGGGCTGACGTCCATGGATCTGCTGGCCTCCTACGCCCTGACCGAACCGGGCGTCGGCTCCGACGCGGCGGCCTTGAGCACCAAGGCCGTTCGCGACGGCGACGACTATCTCCTCACCGGCGTCAAGCAATTCATCTCCGGCGCGGGCAGCTCCGACGTGTACGTGATCATGGCGCGCACCGGAGACGAAGGGGCGCGGGGTATCTCGGCGTTCATCGTCCCGGCCGATACACCGGGTCTGTCGTTCGGGGCCAACGAGCGCAAGATGGGCTGGAACGCCCAGCCCACTCGCCAGGTCATCCTGGACCAGGCTCGGGTGCCCGCCGCCAACCTGCTGGGTGCGGAGGGCAATGGCTTCCGGATCGCCATGAACGGGCTCAACGGCGGCCGGCTCAATATCGCCGCCTGCTCGATGGGCGGGGCGCAGGCCGCGCTCGATCAAACCGTGGCGTATCTGGCCCAGCGCAAGGCGTTCGGATCGCGGCTGCTGGACAACACCGCGCTGCAATTCGAACTGGCCGATATGCGGACCTCCCTCGAAGCCGCCCGCACCCTGCTGTGGCGGGCCGCGGCCGCCCTGGACGCCGACGCCCCCGACAAGGTGGAGCTGTGCGCCATGGCCAAGCGGTTCGCCACCGACGCCGGGTTCGAGGTGGCCAACAAGGCCCTGCAATTGCACGGTGGCTACGGTTACCTGGCCGAATACGGCATCGAGAAGATCGTCCGCGACCTGCGGGTGCATCAGATTCTCGAGGGGACGAACGAAATCATGCGGGTGGTCGTCGCCCGCTCGGTGGTAGGAGCAGCATGA
- a CDS encoding enoyl-CoA hydratase, which translates to MTLSRSDSVGGGGGATGGPDFETILLERKGRVALITLNRPKALNALNSQVLTDISAALDELENDNEIGAVVLTGSERAFAAGADIKEMQSKSYMDMFLADHFAGWDRLVAFRKPIIAAVAGYALGGGCELAMMCDLLLAADTAKFGQPEIKLGVIPGMGGSQRLTRAVGKAKAMDLILTGRNMDAEEAERAGLVSRIVPAAELVDTAMEVAETIASMSLPSVMIAKEAVDRAFETTLSEGLRFERRVFHSLFATEDQKEGMTAFVEKRPANFTHK; encoded by the coding sequence ATGACCTTGTCGCGTAGCGACTCCGTTGGGGGTGGGGGCGGGGCGACGGGCGGGCCCGACTTCGAGACCATTCTGCTCGAGCGCAAGGGGCGCGTCGCCCTCATCACGCTCAACCGGCCGAAGGCCCTCAACGCGCTGAACTCGCAGGTCCTGACCGATATTTCGGCCGCCCTCGACGAGCTCGAGAACGACAACGAGATCGGCGCGGTCGTGCTGACCGGATCCGAGCGGGCCTTCGCGGCCGGTGCGGACATCAAGGAGATGCAGTCCAAGTCCTACATGGACATGTTCCTGGCCGACCACTTCGCCGGCTGGGACCGCCTCGTCGCCTTCCGCAAGCCCATCATCGCCGCGGTCGCCGGCTACGCCCTCGGCGGCGGCTGCGAACTCGCCATGATGTGCGACCTTCTCCTCGCCGCCGACACCGCCAAGTTCGGGCAGCCCGAGATCAAGCTCGGCGTCATCCCCGGCATGGGCGGCTCGCAGCGCCTCACCCGCGCCGTCGGCAAGGCCAAGGCCATGGATCTCATTCTGACCGGCCGCAATATGGACGCCGAGGAGGCCGAGCGCGCGGGCCTGGTGTCGCGCATCGTGCCGGCCGCGGAACTGGTCGACACCGCCATGGAGGTGGCCGAGACCATCGCGTCCATGTCGCTGCCGTCGGTGATGATCGCCAAGGAGGCGGTGGACCGCGCCTTCGAGACGACCCTTAGCGAGGGGCTGCGCTTCGAGCGCCGGGTGTTCCACTCGCTGTTCGCGACCGAGGACCAGAAGGAAGGCATGACCGCCTTCGTCGAGAAGCGGCCGGCGAACTTCACGCACAAGTAA
- a CDS encoding ABC transporter permease — translation MVAATLVPLGYIVSTLVSTGWDETMRLIFRPRVGELLRNTAELVLLTVPICVTLGIGLAWIVERTDVPGAAWWGPIFAAPLAVPAFVNSYGWVSAVPSLHGLWAGVLVATVSYFPLVYLPVAATLRRLDPAVEESARALGSGPFAVFARVVLPQLRLAILGGALLISLHLLAEYGAFAMIRFDTFTTAIFEQYQSSFAGPAGSTLSGVLVLLCLLLLAGEAGVRGRARYARIGGGAQRSAHRIRLRLGKIPMFVLLAGALAATLGVPLWTIGRWLRIGGAAVWDTGEIGASLGQTLGLAAAAAAITTLCAFPVAWIAVRSTSRFARIIEGANYITSSLPGIVIALALVTVSIRWLPGLYQTAATILAAYTLMFMPRALVSVRAGLAQVPVGLEEASQALGIAPAATFFRVTLRLTAPAAAAAAAMVFVAVATELTATLLLAPNGTRTLAMQFWQLSGELDYAAAAPYALIMILVSVPVTYLLFTQSRKAAGL, via the coding sequence ATGGTGGCGGCCACGCTGGTTCCCCTGGGCTACATCGTCTCCACCCTCGTCTCCACCGGGTGGGACGAGACCATGCGGTTGATCTTCCGGCCGCGCGTCGGCGAATTGCTGCGCAACACCGCCGAATTGGTGCTGCTGACCGTGCCGATCTGCGTCACCCTCGGGATCGGGCTGGCCTGGATCGTGGAGCGCACCGACGTGCCCGGCGCGGCCTGGTGGGGGCCGATCTTCGCGGCGCCGCTGGCGGTTCCGGCGTTCGTCAACAGCTACGGCTGGGTGAGCGCCGTCCCGTCGCTGCACGGGCTGTGGGCCGGGGTGCTGGTCGCGACGGTCTCGTACTTCCCGCTCGTCTACCTGCCGGTCGCCGCCACGCTGCGGCGGCTGGATCCCGCGGTGGAGGAGTCGGCTCGGGCCCTGGGCTCCGGGCCGTTCGCTGTTTTCGCGCGCGTGGTGCTGCCGCAGCTGCGACTGGCGATTCTCGGTGGCGCACTGCTGATCTCGCTGCATCTGCTGGCCGAGTACGGCGCGTTCGCCATGATCCGCTTCGACACCTTCACCACCGCCATCTTCGAGCAGTACCAGTCGAGCTTCGCCGGGCCGGCGGGCAGCACGCTGTCGGGCGTGCTGGTGCTGCTGTGCCTGCTGCTGCTGGCCGGTGAGGCCGGGGTGCGCGGACGGGCCCGCTACGCGCGCATCGGCGGCGGCGCGCAACGGTCGGCGCACCGAATCCGGCTGCGGCTCGGCAAGATTCCGATGTTCGTGCTGCTGGCCGGGGCGCTGGCCGCCACCCTGGGCGTGCCGCTGTGGACCATCGGGCGCTGGCTGCGGATCGGCGGCGCGGCGGTGTGGGACACCGGCGAGATCGGCGCGTCCCTGGGCCAGACCCTCGGATTGGCCGCCGCCGCGGCGGCCATCACCACGCTGTGCGCGTTCCCGGTGGCCTGGATCGCGGTGCGCTCCACCTCCCGGTTCGCGCGAATCATCGAGGGCGCCAACTACATCACCAGCTCGCTGCCCGGCATCGTGATCGCGCTGGCGCTGGTGACGGTGTCCATTCGCTGGCTGCCCGGTCTCTATCAGACCGCCGCCACCATCCTGGCCGCCTACACGCTGATGTTCATGCCGCGCGCGCTGGTGAGCGTGCGGGCCGGGCTCGCCCAGGTGCCGGTGGGGCTGGAGGAGGCGTCGCAGGCGCTCGGAATCGCCCCCGCCGCAACGTTTTTCCGGGTCACGCTGCGGCTCACCGCACCGGCCGCGGCCGCGGCGGCGGCCATGGTGTTCGTGGCCGTGGCCACCGAGCTGACCGCCACGCTGCTGCTGGCTCCCAACGGAACCCGCACCCTCGCCATGCAGTTCTGGCAGCTGTCGGGCGAATTGGACTACGCGGCCGCGGCGCCCTACGCGCTGATCATGATCCTCGTGTCGGTGCCGGTCACCTATCTGCTGTTCACGCAATCCAGGAAGGCGGCGGGACTGTGA
- a CDS encoding ABC transporter ATP-binding protein, protein MSRLVVEQVSKTFGQAPVLDGIGLDVADGSATAVVGSSGCGKTTLLRVIAGFENPDAGQVSIGGETVTRQGFSVPPHRRRIGYVAQDGALFPHLTVGQNIAYGLGGWNGRRRHRQRIAELLEMVSLDASYAERRPHQLSGGQQQRVALARALARKPTVMLLDEPFSALDTGLRAATRQAVAETLRAAGMTSILVTHDQEEALSFADQVAVMCSGRFTQVGTPEQVYAAPADLFTAGFLGDTVLLDATLGSETAETVLGRIPVQANAPTGTGAVMLRPEQLLARVCTAGHPGQATVRALEFRGADVLLTLDLDGRPQPVQVRRVSVGAPAVGDRVELEVLGAAVAFTAAQCAAAGM, encoded by the coding sequence GTGAGTCGGCTTGTCGTAGAACAGGTTTCCAAGACCTTCGGCCAGGCGCCGGTGCTCGACGGCATCGGGCTCGACGTCGCCGACGGCAGCGCCACCGCGGTGGTCGGCTCCTCCGGCTGCGGCAAGACCACCCTGCTGCGGGTGATCGCCGGATTCGAGAACCCCGACGCCGGGCAGGTCTCGATCGGCGGGGAAACCGTTACCCGGCAAGGGTTCTCGGTGCCGCCGCATCGCCGCCGGATCGGGTACGTGGCCCAGGACGGCGCGCTGTTTCCGCATTTGACCGTCGGCCAGAACATCGCCTACGGACTGGGCGGATGGAACGGCCGCCGCCGGCATCGGCAGCGCATCGCGGAACTGCTGGAAATGGTGTCGCTGGACGCGTCCTACGCCGAGCGCCGCCCGCATCAGCTCTCCGGCGGCCAGCAGCAGCGGGTCGCCCTGGCCCGCGCGCTGGCCCGCAAGCCCACCGTCATGCTGCTCGACGAACCCTTCAGCGCCCTCGACACCGGACTGCGGGCCGCCACCCGGCAGGCCGTCGCCGAAACCCTGCGCGCCGCGGGCATGACCAGCATCCTGGTCACCCACGACCAGGAGGAGGCGCTGTCGTTCGCCGATCAGGTGGCGGTCATGTGCTCGGGTCGCTTCACCCAGGTCGGCACCCCCGAACAGGTGTACGCGGCCCCCGCGGACCTGTTCACCGCCGGATTCCTCGGCGACACCGTGCTGCTGGACGCCACCCTCGGCAGCGAAACCGCGGAGACCGTGCTCGGCCGGATTCCGGTGCAGGCGAACGCGCCCACCGGGACGGGCGCGGTCATGCTGCGACCCGAACAGCTGCTGGCCCGCGTCTGTACCGCCGGCCATCCCGGGCAGGCGACCGTGCGCGCCCTGGAGTTCCGGGGCGCGGACGTGCTGCTCACCCTCGATCTCGACGGCCGCCCGCAACCGGTGCAGGTGCGGCGGGTCAGCGTCGGCGCGCCCGCGGTCGGCGACCGGGTCGAGCTCGAAGTCCTCGGCGCGGCAGTCGCTTTCACCGCCGCGCAGTGCGCCGCCGCCGGAATGTGA
- a CDS encoding iron ABC transporter substrate-binding protein yields MTAARWKLMSGALAAIAVLGATTACSSSSKDDNEILVYNAQHESLTKEWVDAFTKDTGIKVTIRNGGDTDLGNQLVAEGKNSKADVFLTENSPAMALVENAGLFADIDKDTLAQVPEQFRPSTGKWTGIAARSTVFVYNTAKLPADQLPKSLLDLQQPQWKGRWSAGASGADFQAIVAALLAQKGEDVTKAWLKGMKDNAIISQNNTVVMKGANSGQFDGGVIYHYYWYRDQAKTKENSANTQLYYFKNEDPGAFVSISGGGVLKSSTKQANAQKFLNFITSKQGQQVLHDGDSMEYPVAADVAANPALPPLASLGAPKIDPSKLDAKKVTQLMTEAGLL; encoded by the coding sequence ATGACGGCGGCTCGATGGAAACTGATGTCCGGCGCGCTGGCGGCGATCGCGGTACTGGGCGCGACCACCGCCTGCTCCAGCTCGTCCAAGGACGACAACGAGATCCTGGTGTACAACGCGCAGCACGAATCCCTCACCAAGGAGTGGGTCGACGCGTTCACCAAGGACACCGGCATCAAGGTCACCATCCGCAATGGCGGTGACACCGACCTGGGCAACCAGCTCGTCGCGGAGGGCAAGAACTCCAAGGCGGACGTCTTCCTCACCGAGAACTCCCCGGCCATGGCGCTGGTCGAGAACGCGGGGCTGTTCGCGGACATCGACAAGGACACCCTCGCGCAGGTGCCCGAGCAGTTCCGGCCGTCCACCGGCAAGTGGACCGGAATCGCCGCGCGCTCCACGGTTTTCGTCTACAACACCGCCAAACTGCCCGCCGATCAGCTGCCCAAGTCGCTGCTGGATCTGCAGCAGCCGCAGTGGAAGGGCCGCTGGAGCGCCGGCGCGTCGGGCGCCGACTTCCAGGCCATCGTGGCCGCCCTGCTCGCCCAGAAGGGTGAGGACGTCACCAAGGCGTGGCTGAAGGGCATGAAGGACAACGCGATCATCTCGCAGAACAACACCGTGGTCATGAAGGGCGCCAACTCCGGCCAGTTCGACGGCGGCGTGATCTACCACTACTACTGGTACCGCGACCAGGCCAAGACCAAGGAGAACAGCGCCAACACGCAGCTGTACTACTTCAAGAACGAGGACCCGGGCGCCTTCGTCTCCATTTCCGGTGGCGGCGTGCTGAAGTCGAGCACCAAGCAGGCCAACGCCCAGAAGTTCCTGAACTTCATCACCTCCAAGCAGGGCCAGCAGGTGCTCCACGACGGTGACTCCATGGAGTACCCGGTCGCCGCCGACGTCGCCGCCAATCCGGCGCTGCCGCCGCTGGCCTCGCTGGGCGCGCCCAAGATCGACCCGAGCAAGCTGGACGCCAAGAAGGTCACCCAGCTCATGACCGAAGCGGGCCTGCTGTAA
- a CDS encoding enoyl-CoA hydratase/isomerase family protein — translation MSERTTGAVEGVDEPEVLVEKRDGLGLITLNRPRAINALNHPMALTILDALRAWADDDEVRAVVLTGAGERGLCAGGDIVAIHNDAKHAVAQGDSPEVSADSPSGTFWRDEYILNALIKRYPKPYVAIMDGIVMGGGVGLSGHASHRIVTERSMVGMPETGIGFIPDVGGTWLLAHAPGEIGTHVALTTARMSAGDAIVAGFADYFVPSEHLPALLEALRDNEIEVAIAKFAQPAPVSEFVAQRDWIDVCYSADTVEEIVHRLQIDGRAEAAKAAQDVLAKSPVALKVTLRSLREARGAANLEAALNREYRVSAASLNTHDLVEGIRAQVIDKDRNPQWSPATLADVTEADVDAYFGPLGDRELGL, via the coding sequence ATGAGCGAGCGAACGACGGGCGCGGTCGAAGGCGTCGACGAACCCGAGGTGCTGGTCGAGAAGCGCGACGGCCTCGGCCTGATCACGCTCAACCGGCCGCGCGCCATCAACGCGCTCAACCATCCGATGGCGCTGACCATTCTGGACGCGCTGCGCGCCTGGGCGGACGACGACGAAGTGCGCGCGGTCGTGCTCACCGGCGCGGGCGAACGCGGGCTGTGCGCGGGCGGCGATATCGTCGCCATCCACAACGACGCCAAGCACGCTGTCGCACAGGGTGATTCGCCGGAGGTCTCGGCCGACTCGCCCAGCGGCACGTTCTGGCGCGACGAATACATTCTCAATGCCCTGATCAAGCGCTACCCGAAGCCGTACGTCGCGATCATGGACGGCATCGTGATGGGCGGCGGCGTCGGCCTGTCCGGGCACGCCTCGCATCGCATCGTGACCGAGCGATCCATGGTCGGCATGCCCGAGACCGGTATCGGGTTCATCCCCGACGTGGGCGGTACCTGGCTGCTGGCGCACGCGCCCGGCGAGATCGGCACGCACGTCGCGCTGACCACCGCGCGCATGTCCGCCGGGGACGCCATCGTCGCCGGCTTCGCCGACTACTTCGTGCCGTCCGAGCACCTGCCGGCACTGCTGGAAGCGCTGCGCGACAACGAGATCGAGGTGGCCATCGCGAAATTCGCACAGCCCGCACCGGTTTCGGAGTTCGTGGCCCAGCGGGACTGGATCGACGTCTGCTACAGCGCCGACACCGTCGAGGAGATCGTGCACCGACTCCAGATCGACGGCCGCGCCGAGGCCGCGAAGGCCGCGCAGGACGTGCTGGCGAAATCGCCGGTGGCGCTGAAGGTCACGCTGCGCTCGCTGCGCGAGGCCCGCGGCGCCGCGAATCTGGAAGCCGCGCTGAACCGGGAGTACCGGGTCTCGGCCGCCTCCCTCAACACCCACGACCTGGTGGAAGGCATTCGCGCCCAGGTCATCGACAAGGACCGCAACCCGCAGTGGTCGCCCGCCACCCTGGCGGACGTCACCGAGGCCGACGTGGACGCCTACTTCGGCCCGCTCGGCGATCGCGAACTGGGACTGTAA